A single window of Vigna unguiculata cultivar IT97K-499-35 chromosome 1, ASM411807v1, whole genome shotgun sequence DNA harbors:
- the LOC114184307 gene encoding uncharacterized protein LOC114184307 yields MFYNKMNSTMKNLLKWILLLSFFTILVSDVTGNVKQGTQHHYKEMSMGCEPRNSRSLQRYVENAEGNGSPRFSSFLYSFFLGRKIQFNHIHAVSLRKVPTGPNSAHN; encoded by the exons ATGTTCTATAATAAAATGAACTCTACAATGAAGAATCTTCTCAAATGGATACTTTTATTGTCTTTCTTCACCATCCTTGTATCTG ATGTGACTGGGAATGTGAAGCAAGGAACCCAACATCATTACAAAG AAATGAGCATGGGATGTGAACCAAGGAACTCAAGATCATTACAAAG GTATGTTGAAAATGCAGAAGGAAATGGTTCTCCcagattttcttcttttctgtaTTCTTTTTTCTTGGGTAGGAAGATCCAATTCAACCATATTCATGCCGTTTCTCTCAGAAAAGTTCCTACTGGACCAAATTCTGCTCATAATTGA